The following proteins come from a genomic window of Pirellula staleyi DSM 6068:
- a CDS encoding alpha/beta hydrolase, with protein MLTALLAFPGSGQEPESAAAPKAKAPSIDELLLFFPSKYPRGEWKPQDLQFEDVFFAAEDETKLHGWYCPAKEPRAVLLVAHGNAGHVASRAPWLRYLQTRAKVSVFMFDYRGYGRSEGTPTVEGALQDARAARAKLRELAAIQDSEMVLMGESLGGAIVIQLAADSPPRGLIVQSTFSSLRDVADVHYPKLSWLVPRGKLDSASQITRYRGPLLQSHGSADRTIPFSSGEKLFRSASEPKQFVTIDNADHNNWLTDAYLKQLDEFLTRLSVARK; from the coding sequence ATGCTCACGGCTCTCCTAGCGTTTCCTGGCTCCGGTCAGGAACCAGAATCCGCAGCGGCACCTAAGGCGAAGGCCCCGTCGATCGACGAACTGTTGCTCTTCTTCCCGTCAAAGTACCCCAGGGGTGAATGGAAGCCCCAGGATCTGCAGTTCGAGGATGTATTCTTTGCTGCTGAAGACGAGACGAAACTGCATGGATGGTATTGTCCCGCCAAAGAGCCACGGGCCGTGCTGCTTGTCGCTCATGGAAACGCAGGGCACGTTGCTTCACGAGCGCCCTGGCTACGCTATTTGCAGACCCGAGCGAAGGTTTCCGTCTTCATGTTCGACTATCGGGGTTACGGGCGGAGCGAGGGAACGCCAACGGTTGAAGGGGCACTCCAGGATGCGCGGGCAGCTCGGGCAAAGCTGCGCGAACTAGCGGCCATCCAAGACTCGGAAATGGTTCTCATGGGCGAGTCGCTAGGTGGTGCGATCGTCATTCAGTTGGCAGCCGACTCTCCGCCGCGAGGATTGATCGTGCAAAGTACTTTCTCGTCGCTGCGCGATGTTGCCGACGTTCACTACCCGAAATTATCCTGGCTCGTTCCAAGGGGCAAGCTGGACTCGGCTTCACAGATCACTCGATACCGAGGTCCGCTACTGCAAAGTCATGGCAGCGCGGATCGAACGATTCCATTCTCGTCGGGCGAAAAACTGTTTCGGTCGGCCAGTGAGCCAAAACAGTTTGTTACCATCGACAACGCCGATCACAACAACTGGCTCACCGACGCCTATCTAAAACAGCTAGACGAATTCCTCACCCGCCTTTCCGTCGCTCGAAAATGA
- a CDS encoding DUF6756 family protein has protein sequence MESIAHELRQAAAKLRLSPSEMRELPEPENADVVTAVLSNFVKSGHRRWWWEDFREPGVARRFHEGDGWKRIPGIVPDCMERIWFMAEDGRVAPYRVYETTAETASALVGECSGFEYYLVAKNLSWLICENHHHVVIAIGDQVEQQLAASAG, from the coding sequence ATGGAATCGATTGCTCACGAACTTCGTCAGGCCGCTGCCAAGCTCCGGCTGTCGCCCTCTGAAATGCGCGAATTGCCCGAGCCGGAAAATGCCGATGTCGTTACCGCCGTACTCAGCAACTTTGTGAAGTCCGGACATCGACGCTGGTGGTGGGAAGATTTTCGAGAACCAGGAGTCGCTCGCAGATTCCACGAGGGGGATGGATGGAAACGCATTCCTGGCATTGTGCCTGACTGCATGGAACGAATATGGTTCATGGCAGAGGACGGTCGGGTGGCTCCGTATCGTGTGTATGAAACAACGGCTGAGACGGCCTCTGCTCTTGTTGGCGAATGTTCCGGTTTCGAGTATTACCTGGTCGCCAAGAATCTGAGTTGGCTAATCTGCGAGAACCATCACCATGTGGTAATCGCGATTGGTGACCAAGTAGAGCAACAGCTCGCCGCTAGTGCAGGCTAA
- a CDS encoding DUF5076 domain-containing protein, whose translation MKDSRRPLILPPAAESDMNAIEMARIWIAENQLHCVLNVGYWQQASGIDERHAWGILLADIARHASFALGNAMGSDPRDNLKMILESLQTEIAHKTSEHVGEWREGKP comes from the coding sequence ATGAAAGACAGCCGACGACCATTGATATTGCCTCCGGCGGCTGAATCCGACATGAATGCCATCGAAATGGCACGGATTTGGATTGCGGAGAATCAACTTCATTGCGTTTTGAATGTTGGGTATTGGCAGCAGGCATCAGGAATCGATGAGCGACATGCTTGGGGTATCTTGCTGGCAGATATTGCTAGACATGCCTCGTTTGCACTCGGAAATGCAATGGGGAGTGATCCGCGTGATAACCTAAAAATGATTCTCGAATCCCTCCAGACCGAAATTGCTCACAAAACATCCGAGCATGTCGGAGAGTGGCGTGAAGGCAAGCCTTGA
- a CDS encoding substrate-binding domain-containing protein, with translation MPKSRRVAIMLDLRWPLKRHADIFAGTQRYAAEKGWESVIDEYVAEHLLEQPKQARLYDGVIGRIPARLAELQSRFPIPLVNIWFNSPVRAPLPGVFHDAAAVGRLEAEHLLARGLRQFAVLTRKDKAQLEQAAAFRAVVSEAGFPCIVERLPLVPSRSYATWKKTERLIDSWMDHWQPPIGVSICTEVMGRLVVQLCRRRGWRIPGDVAIVAGMNEETLCTHPRPSLSSVEIGYERIGYEAARLLDQLMHQQSLRSRSKKRLSHLQPSARKPSQPPHLILPPQGMIVRESTDFYAVEDKLIAQALEFIASHSHLPINCDTVAESLHVHTRTLQRRFRQVLDRPIADEIRRVRTERAKRELIQSDRSLTEIARDVGFSDRMQLYEVFCREVGVTPSHYRKQRRLAESLATSPHPTP, from the coding sequence ATGCCTAAATCTCGCCGCGTGGCGATCATGCTCGATCTTCGCTGGCCCCTTAAGCGGCACGCCGATATTTTTGCAGGGACGCAGCGTTATGCCGCCGAAAAGGGATGGGAATCGGTCATCGACGAGTACGTCGCCGAGCATCTGCTCGAACAGCCGAAACAGGCCCGCCTCTACGACGGTGTGATCGGACGCATTCCGGCTCGACTCGCCGAACTGCAAAGCCGCTTCCCCATTCCGCTGGTCAACATTTGGTTCAATTCCCCCGTTCGCGCCCCCCTCCCCGGGGTGTTTCACGATGCCGCTGCTGTCGGACGTCTCGAAGCCGAACATCTCCTCGCGCGCGGCCTCCGCCAATTTGCCGTGCTCACCCGCAAAGATAAAGCTCAGCTCGAACAAGCAGCCGCGTTTCGCGCCGTGGTGAGCGAGGCGGGCTTTCCCTGCATCGTCGAGCGACTGCCGCTGGTGCCGAGTCGCAGCTATGCCACCTGGAAGAAAACGGAGCGGCTGATCGACTCCTGGATGGACCACTGGCAGCCCCCCATCGGTGTCTCGATCTGCACCGAGGTGATGGGCCGCCTTGTCGTACAGCTCTGCCGGAGGCGCGGCTGGCGCATTCCTGGCGATGTGGCGATCGTCGCGGGCATGAACGAAGAAACCCTCTGCACCCACCCACGTCCGTCGCTCAGCAGCGTGGAAATCGGCTACGAGCGCATCGGCTACGAAGCTGCGCGGCTGCTCGACCAACTGATGCATCAGCAGTCGCTCCGGTCGCGATCAAAAAAGCGGCTGAGCCACCTCCAACCATCAGCACGCAAACCGTCACAGCCACCGCATCTGATCCTGCCACCCCAAGGGATGATCGTTCGCGAATCAACCGATTTCTACGCCGTCGAAGACAAGCTCATCGCCCAAGCCCTCGAGTTCATTGCCTCCCACTCGCATTTGCCCATCAACTGCGACACGGTCGCCGAGTCGCTGCACGTCCACACCCGCACCTTGCAGCGACGCTTTCGGCAGGTCCTCGACCGTCCGATAGCCGACGAAATTCGCCGCGTCAGAACCGAACGGGCCAAGCGAGAACTCATCCAGTCCGATCGCAGCCTCACCGAGATCGCCCGCGACGTCGGATTTAGCGACCGCATGCAACTCTACGAAGTCTTCTGCCGCGAAGTCGGCGTCACTCCCAGCCACTATCGCAAACAGCGCCGCCTCGCCGAATCCCTCGCAACCTCCCCCCACCCCACTCCCTAA
- a CDS encoding alpha/beta hydrolase, whose amino-acid sequence MPALRSRYRKIWLAKNLETPSAWFFLVKSLGLTYWQKTILRSLRNAVLLYLIVVIAMFLLQRQLLYFPSHDPPKGDLKPWLAEDRLIGFCREVAEPKTIWLMMHGNAGQAADRDYVLERLADSDSLYVLEYPGYGAREGKPTKLSIDLAAAEAFRVLRAKNPSRPICVLGESLGSGPACMLTHEPSPPEKVFLAVPYDTLPNVAAKRFFFLPVRLLMLDRWNNVQALQGYEGEVEILAASEDEVIPPTHAEALARQVPHAKLIRIRGGHNDWSFDRSIQIRR is encoded by the coding sequence ATGCCGGCGCTTCGTTCTCGCTACCGCAAAATTTGGTTAGCCAAAAATCTCGAAACCCCCTCAGCGTGGTTTTTTCTCGTGAAATCACTCGGACTCACGTACTGGCAAAAGACCATTCTGAGATCACTCAGGAATGCTGTCCTGCTCTATCTCATCGTCGTGATCGCCATGTTTCTGTTACAGCGTCAGTTACTTTACTTCCCTTCGCATGATCCACCGAAGGGTGATTTGAAGCCTTGGCTGGCCGAGGATCGTTTGATCGGTTTTTGCCGCGAGGTTGCTGAGCCAAAGACGATCTGGCTGATGATGCATGGCAATGCGGGGCAGGCTGCCGATCGCGACTATGTACTCGAGCGATTGGCTGATAGCGACTCGCTTTACGTCCTAGAATACCCGGGCTATGGCGCCCGGGAAGGTAAACCGACGAAGCTGTCCATTGATCTCGCGGCGGCTGAGGCCTTTCGAGTTCTTCGGGCTAAGAACCCGAGCAGACCCATTTGTGTACTGGGAGAGTCACTCGGGAGCGGTCCCGCGTGCATGCTGACCCACGAGCCATCCCCTCCCGAGAAAGTGTTCCTGGCTGTTCCCTACGACACACTACCCAATGTGGCAGCGAAGCGTTTCTTTTTTCTTCCTGTACGTCTCTTAATGCTGGACAGGTGGAATAACGTGCAGGCACTACAAGGCTACGAAGGTGAGGTCGAGATTCTAGCCGCATCCGAGGATGAAGTGATCCCACCGACCCACGCCGAAGCCTTGGCACGTCAAGTTCCTCATGCAAAGTTGATCCGCATACGTGGTGGCCATAATGATTGGTCCTTCGATCGCTCCATTCAGATTCGAAGGTAG